The following coding sequences lie in one Nakaseomyces glabratus chromosome I, complete sequence genomic window:
- the PUF6 gene encoding pumilio-family RNA binding domain-containing protein (CAGL0I02926g~Ortholog(s) have mRNA 3'-UTR binding, translation repressor activity, nucleic acid binding activity and role in negative regulation of translation, ribosomal large subunit biogenesis) produces the protein MAPTKKRSHTNEAVKSYKKARISVSSDEDMSDSASGSGSESGSESASSSSSADEDEEDELDFSSDEEKDDKKASAAAAAASDSDSEADSDSEAEADGDEDNEKNGEENEGGNHHAEQKQLLKERKLKRKAGSEIVHIKSLWEKLRIKNPPPPKQVRDKLSNEIWELSKECISDLVLKHDASRIVQTLVKYSSKERREQIVDQLKGKFYVLATSAYGKYLLVKLLHYGSKRSRQAIIDELHGNLRKLMRHREGAYVVEDLFVLYATSEQRNQMIKEFWGSEYAVFRESHKDLTIEEVCNSSVEKRNIIARNLIGTITASVDKGSTGFQILHAAMKEYVKIANDKEISEMIELLHEQFAELVHTPEGSFVACTLISKASPKERKQILKALKPHAEKLVTNEHGNIVLITAMQSVDDTVLMFKTFSPAVKDNLKDFIIDKYGRRPWLYVLKGLDGKYFSPIVKNELLRYEEMSSQTSKKPKEQRRMELLNKFGPMYISCIAKNCSEILDENLGCQFISEVITSDDLYEQLSEKEQEVFQQVIDEIKVQFKGDISEEDHPIHRPFSTRLLKAMIQGGRWNNKEKKLEPFTKVQGLGEEFAKDFYETIVDSTNLLEWINNADSSFTIVALHESLQKSQQGKQFMKDLKSIKKEIDTTDESNKGAQLLLKLLK, from the coding sequence ATGGCGCCAACGAAGAAGAGAAGTCATACGAATGAAGCTGTGAAGAGCTACAAGAAGGCGAGAATATCAGTTTCTTCTGATGAGGATATGAGTGATTCTGcctctggctctggctctgaATCTGGCTCTGAATCTGCCTCTTCGTCTTCTAGTGCggatgaggatgaggagGATGAATTGGATTTCTCTAGCGATGAGGAGAAGGATGACAAGAAGGCGAGCGCTGCCGCTGCCGCTGCTTCTGATTCCGATTCTGAAGCTGATTCCGATTCTGAAGCTGAAGCTGatggtgatgaagataaCGAAAAGAATGGCGAGGAGAACGAAGGTGGTAACCACCATGCTGAACAGAAGCAATTGTTGAAGGAAAGAAAGCTTAAGAGAAAGGCAGGCTCCGAGATTGTGCATATTAAGTCTCTGTGGGAGAAATTGCGTATCAAGAACCCACCTCCACCTAAGCAAGTACGTGACAAGTTGTCCAACGAAATATGGGAATTATCCAAGGAATGTATCTCCGATCTGGTCCTAAAGCATGACGCATCTCGTATTGTGCAGACACTGGTCAAGTACTCCTCGAAAGAACGTCGTGAACAGATTGTCGACCAACTGAAGGGTAAGTTCTACGTTCTGGCCACTTCTGCTTACGGTAAATACCTGCTGGTTAAGCTTCTGCATTACGGTTCCAAGAGATCAAGACAAGCAATTATAGATGAACTTCATGGTAACTTGAGGAAATTGATGAGACACAGAGAAGGTGCTTACGTTGTCGAAGATTTGTTTGTTCTATACGCCACTTCTGAGCAAAGAAACCAGATGATAAAAGAGTTCTGGGGCTCAGAGTACGCTGTGTTCAGAGAAAGTCACAAGGACTTGACCATCGAGGAGGTCTGCAACTCCAGTGTCGAAAAGAGAAACATTATTGCAAGAAATCTAATCGGTACCATCACAGCTTCCGTTGACAAAGGTTCTACCGGTTTCCAAATTTTGCATGCCGCTATGAAGGAATACGTCAAGATCGCTAACGACAAAGAGATCAGTGAAATGATAGAGTTACTGCATGAACAATTTGCTGAATTGGTCCATACTCCAGAAGGTTCTTTCGTTGCCTGCACTTTGATATCGAAGGCTAGCCCAAAGGAAAGAAAGCAGATCTTGAAAGCCTTGAAACCACATGCTGAGAAACTAGTCACAAACGAGCACGGTAACATTGTTCTAATAACTGCCATGCAATCCGTGGATGATACTGTTCTGATGTTCAAGACCTTCAGCCCTGCCGTTAAGGACAATTTGAAGGATTTCATTATTGACAAGTATGGTAGAAGACCATGGCTGTATGTGTTGAAGGGTCTTGACGGTAAATACTTCTCTCCTATTGTTAAGAATGAATTGTTAAGATACGAGGAAATGTCTTCTCAAACATCCAAAAAGCCAAAGGAACAGAGGAGAATGGAACTTTTGAACAAATTCGGCCCAATGTACATCAGTTGTATAGCTAAAAACTGTTCTGAGATTTTAGATGAAAACTTGGGTTGCCAATTCATCTCTGAAGTGATCACTAGTGATGACCTTTATGAGCAACTATCAgagaaagaacaagaagtcTTCCAACAAGTTATTGATGAGATCAAGGTCCAATTCAAGGGTGACATAAGCGAAGAAGACCACCCAATTCACAGACCATTCTCTACTAGATTACTAAAAGCAATGATCCAAGGTGGTAGATGGaacaacaaagaaaagaaactagAACCTTTCACCAAGGTACAGGGTCTAGGTGAAGAGTTCGCCAAGGATTTCTATGAAACAATTGTCGACTCTACAAATCTACTAGAATGGATTAACAATGCTGACAGTTCTTTCACAATAGTTGCATTACATGAAAGCTTACAAAAGTCACAACAAGGCAAACAATTCATGAAGGACCTTAAGAGCATCAAGAAGGAAATTGATACCACTGACGAATCAAACAAGGGTGCTCAATTGCTATTGAAActattgaaataa
- the TFC7 gene encoding transcription factor TFIIIC subunit TFC7 (CAGL0I02904g~Ortholog(s) have phosphatase activity, role in dephosphorylation and cytoplasm, nucleus localization) translates to MVVRTVYIARHGYRANWIIGAEVPPPPTGIAGDVQLAQHGIKQAHELGRFLLTLDDQPEMIFSSPFYRCLETSTPIAELLEVPVYIERGFSEWYRPDRPVIPVPADNELLSKYFHDTVRLEWHSQPAPSEKGETEEELYKRCHDALNNFIKQVEKKFPSVETIMIVTHGATKIALGLNLLQKPDCRCTIDDTHEYLRCGSCSLDKFELPSNAKETSNPEEDIDVLEETEPLKRNWMCTLNGHTEFLSRGEEMNWGFHLNVEAGSDADVKSRITTETAGKESVYVSVDIPSGNYKGKNVLDKKATLQYSGLEEHEPLVLINNKLYVGKWEKLVGTELAFPSTATVNKKNLRGGEDDESSSKGLNHILDEDIIADEFDNIKKEEDDKLAEDSDDSSIEKQKIPEERNELENKVTEKIYRIKDRLVLEEVEII, encoded by the coding sequence ATGGTTGTGCGTACAGTTTATATCGCGAGACATGGCTACAGGGCGAACTGGATAATAGGTGCTGAGGTTCCCCCACCTCCAACCGGTATAGCTGGCGATGTTCAGCTGGCTCAGCATGGTATCAAGCAAGCCCATGAATTGGGCAGATTTCTTTTAACTTTGGATGATCAACCAGAGATGATATTCTCATCCCCATTTTACAGGTGTTTGGAAACTTCGACTCCCATTGCAGAGCTATTGGAAGTTCCCGTCTACATTGAAAGGGGGTTTAGTGAATGGTACAGACCAGACAGGCCCGTGATCCCTGTGCCCGCTGATAATGAACTCCTGTCGAAGTATTTCCATGACACAGTAAGACTAGAATGGCACTCACAGCCTGCCCCTAGTGAGAAAGGTGAAACAGAGGAAGAGCTATACAAAAGGTGCCATGACGCTCTTAACAATTTCATAAAACAGGTGGAAAAGAAATTCCCTAGTGTGGAAACAATTATGATTGTTACACATGGTGCTACAAAGATTGCATTAGGTCTAAATCTGTTACAAAAACCAGACTGCAGGTGCACAATTGATGATACACATGAATATCTGAGATGTGGAAGTTGCTCTCTAGATAAGTTTGAACTACCGAGCAATGCTAAAGAAACCTCGAatccagaagaagatattgacGTTTTGGAGGAAACCGAGCCTCTGAAGAGAAATTGGATGTGTACATTGAATGGTCACACAGAGTTCTTATCTCGAGGCGAAGAAATGAATTGGGGGTTTCATCTAAACGTAGAGGCTGGGTCAGATGCTGATGTCAAAAGCCGTATAACAACGGAAACTGCCGGTAAGGAATCCGTCTATGTCAGTGTTGATATACCTAGCGGCAACTACAAAGGTAAGAACGTTCTCGATAAAAAAGCTACACTTCAGTATTCTGGTCTAGAAGAACACGAACCTCTAGTTCTCATAAATAACAAACTTTACGTGGGTAAGTGGGAAAAGCTGGTAGGTACTGAATTAGCTTTCCCATCAACTGCGACagtgaataaaaaaaatcttcGAGGTGGAGAAGATGATGAGAGTTCGAGTAAGGGCTTGAATCATATATTAGATGAAGATATAATTGCTGATGAATTCGATAATattaagaaagaagaagatgacaaACTTGCAGAAGATAGCGACGATTCCTCCAttgagaaacaaaaaatacccgaagaaagaaatgaatTAGAGAATAAAGTTACCGAGAAAATTTATAGAATTAAAGACAGACTGGTATTAGAAGAGGTggaaataatataa
- the CEX1 gene encoding COPI-interacting protein CEX1 (CAGL0I02860g~Ortholog(s) have tRNA binding activity, role in tRNA export from nucleus and cytoplasm, nuclear pore localization), whose translation MNFTSFFKSISNFQFPYTIDEETVLLETPLWQVYNGTRKSDSLPVTLFKAQRRADTEQLIANALHKAKILKIPGLCSVLEISDSDPQSTFIITERVTPFNWDKLKDYSSNKDSVYLWVSQLVETLQYMKTFVLGTLNRQSLFFNSKGQLVFFGLELCSNIEDSFHFGSQMKLYYSICGLQPPATEDPKIVDAVLLGSLLKNDLMKYTGMPKDWVKLVSSISNGKSSIARFADQIQTTESWYGNPMIELYSELKEWHIKNLQDKMIVLNNLEALYFEDPAMFKNLAPGFIENLILPELIDMIQNLVNNNGGAVPSTSHNKIVSFLAILLELATDSKSYDEPFRNIVGLCFKLPDRQVRFLLLMYLPTLVEPFGPAEVCNRIYPQFVQGLSDTEPKLRLETLKKIPYIVPSLNERQLNNELLRYLAKTQVDSDIEIRTWTVFIITKIASELSSSMGNRASILATAFTKSLKDPEIKPRLAALHGLTETITLFDAGTIATKVLSVIAPSFMDKDKLVRRKARELFKLYMARLEEAAKELDGSGEGADSTGTRIDFAEYESTRDQDAEMLAQFLDNLKLGSTSSVNLMKARSNNNSNISLGSTPAAPATPATPATPATPVPTSTSTGDDAWEEKRRPVQRKSILSAKPKPQPKPTARKQAKKVELWDDPDVEDEGWGDDW comes from the coding sequence ATGAATTTCAccagtttcttcaagtcaATCTCAAATTTCCAGTTCCCCTACACCATAGATGAGGAGACTGTGCTACTAGAGACACCATTGTGGCAAGTGTACAATGGTACAAGGAAGTCTGATTCATTACCAGTGACTTTATTCAAAGCGCAGAGACGCGCTGACACTGAGCAATTGATTGCAAACGCATTACACAAGGCCAAGATCTTAAAGATCCCTGGCCTGTGCTCAGTGCTAGAGATTTCTGATTCCGATCCACAATCCACTTTTATTATTACAGAAAGAGTGACACCATTCAATTGGGACAAATTGAAGGATTACTCCAGCAACAAGGACTCTGTCTATCTGTGGGTATCTCAATTAGTTGAGACTTTACAATATATGAAGACGTTTGTATTGGGAACACTGAACAGGCAATCGTTATTTTTCAACTCCAAGGGTCAGTTGGTGTTTTTTGGTCTAGAACTATGCTCGAATATAGAGGACAGCTTCCATTTCGGCTCCCAAATGAAACTGTACTACTCGATTTGCGGCCTACAGCCGCCCGCTACTGAGGATCCAAAGATAGTAGACGCAGTTCTACTGGGCTCTCTGCTGAAAAATGATCTGATGAAGTATACAGGGATGCCAAAGGACTGGGTCAAGCTAGTTTCGTCCATTAGCAATGGTAAGAGCAGTATAGCCCGTTTTGCGGACCAAATTCAAACCACAGAGTCATGGTACGGCAATCCTATGATCGAATTATACTCGGAGCTGAAAGAATGGCATATTAAGAACTTACAAGACAAGATGATAGTGCTAAACAACTTGGAAGCGTTATATTTCGAAGACCCGGCAATGTTCAAGAACTTAGCCCCGGGATTCATTGAGAATTTGATCCTTCCGGAACTGATCGACATGATACAAAATCTAGTGAACAATAATGGCGGAGCGGTACCGTCTACAAGCCACAACAAAATAGTTTCCTTTTTGGCGATTCTGCTTGAACTAGCCACTGACAGCAAGAGCTATGACGAGCCCTTTAGAAACATAGTTGGGCTTTGTTTCAAGCTACCGGACAGACAAGTCAGGTTCCTATTGCTGATGTACTTGCCTACGCTTGTGGAACCTTTCGGTCCTGCGGAAGTATGCAACAGGATATACCCGCAATTTGTCCAGGGTCTATCCGACACCGAGCCGAAGCTGAGACTGGAGACGTTGAAGAAGATTCCATACATTGTTCCCAGCTTGAACGAGCGGCAGTTGAACAACGAGCTGCTGCGGTACCTGGCGAAGACCCAGGTGGACTCCGATATCGAGATCAGGACCTGGACCGTGTTCATCATCACGAAGATAGCCAGCGAGCTGTCCAGTTCCATGGGCAACAGGGCCAGCATCCTTGCCACTGCGTTCACGAAGTCGCTGAAGGACCCCGAGATCAAGCCCAGGCTCGCTGCGTTGCACGGGCTCACTGAGACGATCACTCTGTTCGATGCAGGCACCATAGCCACAAAAGTGCTTTCCGTGATCGCGCCGTCGTTCATGGACAAGGACAAGCTAGTGAGACGCAAAGCGCGCGAGCTGTTCAAGCTGTACATGGCGAGGCTCGAGGAGGCCGCGAAGGAGCTGGACGGCTCGGGCGAGGGCGCAGACTCCACGGGCACGCGCATAGACTTTGCTGAGTACGAGTCCACGCGTGACCAGGACGCCGAGATGCTGGCCCAGTTCCTGGACAACCTGAAGCTGGGGTCAACGTCCTCCGTGAACTTGATGAAGGCAcgcagcaacaacaactccAACATCAGCCTCGGCAGCAcaccagcagcaccagcGACCCCAGCAACACCAGCAACACCAGCGACCCCAGTCCCGACCAGTACAAGTACGGGAGACGACGCATGGGAAGAGAAGAGACGCCCCGTCCAGCGCAAGTCCATACTCAGCGCGAAACCGAAACCGCAGCCAAAGCCAACCGCAAGGAAGCAGGCAAAGAAAGTAGAGCTCTGGGACGACCCGGACGTAGAAGACGAAGGCTGGGGCGACGACTGGTAA
- the SEC20 gene encoding Sec20p (CAGL0I02948g~Ortholog(s) have role in cellular response to drug, fungal-type cell wall organization, retrograde vesicle-mediated transport, Golgi to ER and SNARE complex, endoplasmic reticulum, integral component of membrane, peroxisome localization): protein MKGEVQQLQQRLLAKVNEEDYEEVLSGGVGRYKELLAQYVVMINNRSAEGSLIWRPSQDARKHDSIEVQGKIDVELLSDFIEWSDWLFELRRSCIDLLLEKHRSRALLEEQLRDQAIEEHTGEPAVGTHDGHGHDARDAKTGREENLAPKDKLLHKTKQLTNSLSRGTQLLQSGILQSDLNLDELKQQTSSLQKVDDKYQQFESIFTRTNQLVKTLEKASHQEKRDVYMALGFLCLCISWVVWRRILKLPFKLALWILFRFFKTILTTIGLVSKHMPSSPSTNSTTLESAASMAVSEAVDRLASGIASGLDDEL from the coding sequence ATGAAGGGTGAAGTACAGCAGTTGCAACAGAGGTTGCTGGCCAAGGTGAACGAAGAGGATTACGAGGAAGTACTGAGCGGTGGTGTAGGCCGGTACAAGGAGTTGCTGGCGCAGTATGTGGTGATGATCAATAACCGGAGTGCGGAGGGGTCTCTGATTTGGAGGCCGTCGCAGGATGCCAGGAAACACGACAGCATTGAGGTGCAAGGCAAGATAGACGTCGAGCTGCTGAGCGATTTCATCGAGTGGAGTGACTGGCTGTTTGAACTGCGGAGGTCGTGCATTGATCTGTTGCTGGAGAAACACAGAAGCCGTGCGCTGCTGGAAGAGCAATTGCGGGACCAGGCCATTGAGGAACATACCGGGGAGCCCGCCGTTGGTACCCACGATGGCCACGGCCACGATGCTCGCGATGCCAAGACAGGCCGGGAGGAGAACCTCGCGCCAAAGGATAAACTACTGCACAAGACGAAGCAACTGACCAACAGTCTGTCGCGCGGCACACAGCTGTTGCAGTCAGGGATACTACAGAGCGATCTGAACCTCGACGAACTCAAGCAACAGACCAGCTCACTACAGAAAGTGGACGACAAGTACCAGCAGTTCGAGAGCATATTCACAAGAACAAACCAGCTGGTGAAGACCCTGGAGAAAGCATCACACCAGGAGAAAAGAGACGTCTACATGGCCCTCGGGTTCCTCTGCCTCTGCATAAGTTGGGTCGTGTGGAGACGTATCCTGAAGTTGCCATTCAAGCTAGCGCTGTGGATTCTATTCAGGTTCTTCAAGACCATCTTGACCACCATAGGCCTAGTATCAAAACACATGCCTAGCTCACCCAGCACCAACTCTACTACCTTGGAATCCGCAGCCAGCATGGCAGTGAGCGAGGCCGTAGACAGACTAGCCAGCGGCATAGCCAGCGGCCTAGACGACGAACTCTGA
- a CDS encoding nucleotide diphosphatase (CAGL0I02882g~Ortholog(s) have cytosol, nucleus localization) yields the protein MLSELLESYDFILASSSPRRYEIIHDILGIDKLDTMKPSFEEDLDKSKYTNNPIQYVIDTCKGKADGICDDLKSHQKSFDKPQVVICADTIVLDANNKIYEKPSSRNDLIKNLHWFCYETKEPVRVVTAVSVIVYKSPTEYRVTEFHDQTDMYFDSNIPSSFIEEYSRNDAALNAAGGIMIQTSCGAMVNRIDGDYYNIMGLPLNKLVIELNRLL from the coding sequence ATGTTAAGCGAGTTACTCGAAAGTTACGACTTTATACTTGCCAGTTCATCCCCAAGAAGGTATGAGATTATACATGATATCCTGGGCATCGATAAGCTTGACACTATGAAACCTTCCTTCGAGGAAGACCTCGATAAAAGCAAGTACACAAACAATCCTATCCAATATGTTATAGATACTTGTAAAGGTAAAGCCGATGGCATCTGCGATGACTTGAAGAGTCACCAAAAGTCCTTTGACAAACCGCAAGTAGTCATCTGTGCGGATACAATTGTCCTAGATGccaacaacaaaatatatgaGAAGCCTTCCAGCCGAAACgatttgataaagaatCTGCATTGGTTCTGTTATGAGACTAAGGAGCCTGTTCGTGTAGTCACAGCGGTGAGTGTAATTGTCTACAAGTCTCCGACGGAATATAGAGTGACGGAATTCCATGACCAAACTGACATGTACTTCGATTCTAACATACCAAGCAGCTTTATCGAAGAGTATTCGAGGAACGACGCTGCCTTGAACGCTGCAGGTGGTATTATGATCCAAACGTCATGCGGGGCCATGGTGAACCGCATAGACGGCGACTACTACAACATCATGGGACTGCCATTGAACAAACTGGTGATCGAGCTCAATAGGCTACTATAG
- the AZF1 gene encoding Azf1p (CAGL0I02827g~Ortholog(s) have RNA polymerase II core promoter proximal region sequence-specific DNA binding, transcriptional activator activity, RNA polymerase II core promoter proximal region sequence-specific binding activity; has domain(s) with predicted nucleic acid binding, zinc ion binding activity), which produces MVEESDPKVGGDETVKPEEQAETKVQGAPDQIRDASVQAGRSQGRNDSMSYFTFNQPRFSTDSVLNPFLNMMEQGSGAPGAPGTQSGQSTQGAQGAQGTQGAQGAPGAQSAQGAQSAQGPGQGPVSMNKGSIAGNAQRLSQQPDLNQIGRGFSIVNSLWPPQQGSVPNAGGAVNAGVRRSVDHTQPDGSAEQSPVPPITNAQGQVARNGSQPRFKIPSFASENAQSYPQAGANNAGTPGLSGYNAPGSKRNSIYFPNDVTSDQDLLNSVHVNNPDMPNQQFQFQVGGYGRRDSILQSMKPPSMVPFGNNGAPIPQNEIMTGNDKTNDNFMDNMPQGNIPPGARNANFKEPGFRKASSNEYEMFLNNHSYRNPYSISGEGQPLPPQGSRQNSIKYNPEDLDYQYKRRNSSVRSLLYGPMQFQTAVDNSMQNINNGANMGRLSAFGEIPQNMYRNVGTSINQGIAPNGEPIGQDPNLGSKRPLMEGEEGYNNWEENPKKKTKGKPRKKRTTNKASSTKKNTTTKGNSGQAINQEPVNENIPDELPPETNQKEKLGTTNVDQLVLMIQARKKGVTEKVPTTEDGKLVISNDSEIIPSSVDLFGGVEKPKSATVSKQFECQYCHRCFAQVTHLDVHIRSHLGKKPYQCEYCGKRFTQGGNLKTHERLHTGEKPYECDICKKRFSRKGNLAAHKMTHGKIRPFICKLDNCNKSFSQLGNMKSHQNKFHLDTLKVLTQKLATMDPDTPIPQEERELLEYFASIYKNSNKGIKGRGKGSTKVSLSPEAISRASSSPVEKRRTSRRKSSRTNNGDNVMANIPSTIDSLMTNENMQSVQNGIAHSDKSPNPNYSYSQFPPQAGGSLDDYPGASGYVNGAESSNNLNKDENSETNSKQNSSNNLMMPLTNVSGFSFSFDNSNEPVNAPQSNEQRSQLSNISQSPVNSQEPIKFKNISYKS; this is translated from the coding sequence ATGGTGGAAGAGAGTGATCCCAAGGTTGGGGGCGATGAGACTGTGAAGCCTGAGGAGCAGGCGGAGACGAAGGTGCAAGGGGCTCCGGATCAGATCAGGGACGCGAGTGTGCAGGCTGGGAGAAGTCAAGGCAGGAACGACTCCATGTCCTATTTCACCTTTAATCAGCCGCGGTTCTCCACGGACTCCGTGCTGAATCCGTTTCTGAATATGATGGAGCAAGGATCGGGTGCTCCGGGTGCTCCGGGTACTCAAAGTGGTCAAAGTACTCAAGGTGCTCAAGGTGCTCAAGGAACTCAAGGTGCTCAAGGTGCTCCGGGCGCTCAAAGTGCTCAAGGTGCCCAGAGCGCGCAAGGACCGGGACAAGGGCCAGTGTCTATGAACAAAGGTAGTATTGCGGGCAATGCACAACGGTTATCTCAGCAGCCTGATCTGAACCAGATTGGGCGTGGGTTTTCTATAGTGAACAGTCTATGGCCTCCCCAGCAGGGATCTGTACCGAATGCTGGAGGTGCAGTGAACGCTGGCGTCAGGCGAAGTGTGGATCACACGCAACCAGACGGCAGTGCAGAGCAATCCCCAGTACCACCAATAACAAATGCGCAGGGACAAGTAGCGAGAAACGGTTCTCAGCCAAGGTTTAAGATCCCGTCGTTTGCATCAGAGAATGCACAGAGCTACCCTCAAGCAGGAGCTAATAACGCGGGAACACCAGGGTTGTCCGGTTACAATGCACCAGGCTCTAAGAGAAACTCAATATATTTCCCAAACGATGTGACTTCTGACCAGGACCTATTGAATTCAGTCCACGTCAATAACCCTGACATGCCAAATCAGcagtttcaatttcaagtgGGCGGATATGGAAGAAGGGACTCTATATTACAATCTATGAAACCACCTTCTATGGTGCCGTTTGGTAACAACGGTGCCCCAATTCCTCAGAATGAAATCATGACAGGTAACGACAAGACCAACGACAACTTTATGGACAATATGCCACAGGGAAATATCCCTCCTGGTGCTAGAAACGCGAACTTTAAGGAACCGGGCTTTAGGAAGGCAAGCTCTAACGAATACGAAATGTTTTTGAACAATCACTCTTACAGAAATCCTTACAGTATTAGTGGTGAAGGTCAACCACTTCCACCACAGGGCTCAAGACAAAATTCGATTAAGTACAATCCAGAAGATCTTGATTACCAATACAAAAGGAGAAACTCTTCTGTAAGATCGCTGCTATATGGACCTATGCAGTTCCAAACTGCGGTAGACAACAGCATgcaaaatatcaataacGGCGCTAACATGGGCCGACTATCAGCCTTTGGTGAAATACCGCAGAATATGTACAGGAATGTTGGCACCAGCATTAATCAAGGTATTGCTCCGAATGGAGAACCTATCGGACAGGATCCCAACTTAGGCTCGAAGAGACCATTAATGGAAGGCGAAGAAGGTTACAATAACTGGGAAGAGAATCCTAAAAAGAAGACAAAAGGTAAGCCAAGAAAGAAGCGGACCACTAATAAAGcatcttcaacaaaaaagaatactACAACGAAGGGGAATAGTGGACAAGCAATTAATCAAGAACCTGTAAACGAAAATATTCCAGATGAATTACCCCCAGAGACAAAccaaaaggaaaaattgGGGACTACTAATGTTGACCAGCTTGTTCTTATGATCCAGGCTAGAAAGAAGGGTGTCACAGAGAAGGTTCCAACCACCGAGGATGGAAAATTAGTAATCAGCAATGACTCTGAGATCATTCCTTCTAGTGTGGATCTATTTGGTGGAGTTGAAAAGCCCAAATCTGCAACAGTATCTAAGCAATTTGAATGTCAATATTGCCATAGATGTTTTGCACAAGTTACCCATCTTGATGTTCACATTAGATCCCATTTGGGTAAGAAGCCATACCAGTGTGAATACTGTGGCAAGCGCTTCACCCAGGGTGGTAATTTAAAAACACATGAAAGATTACATACTGGTGAAAAGCCATACGAGTGTGATATTTGTAAGAAACGGTTTTCTAGAAAGGGTAATTTGGCTGCCCATAAAATGACACATGGTAAGATTAGACCATTTATTTGCAAACTGGATAACTGTAACAAATCGTTCTCTCAATTAGGTAACATGAAATCACACCAAAACAAATTTCATCTTGATACTTTAAAAGTGTTAACCCAGAAGCTAGCAACAATGGACCCTGATACACCAATACCTCAAGAGGAAAGAGAATTGCTGGAATATTTTGCCTCGATATATAAAAACTCCAACAAGGGTATCAAAGGTAGAGGAAAGGGTAGCACAAAGGTTAGTTTATCTCCTGAAGCCATATCAAGAGCATCATCATCGCCGgttgaaaaaagaagaaccTCTAGAAGGAAATCAAGCCGGACAAATAATGGTGATAACGTGATGGCTAATATTCCAAGCACTATTGATTCTTTGATGACAAATGAAAACATGCAATCCGTTCAAAATGGAATTGCGCATTCAGATAAATCACCAAATCCAAATTACAGCTATTCGCAATTCCCACCACAAGCTGGCGGGTCATTGGATGACTATCCTGGAGCATCTGGTTACGTAAATGGGGCGGAATCTTCAAACAACTTGAACAAGGACGAAAACTCTGAGACAAACAGCAAGCAAAATTCATCGAATAATCTCATGATGCCATTGACCAATGTTTCTGGTTTTTCGTTTTCATTCGATAACAGCAATGAACCTGTGAATGCTCCCCAATCGAATGAGCAACGGTCACAGCTATCAAATATTAGTCAGTCTCCGGTTAACTCTCAAGAGCCTATCAAGTTCAAAAACATCAGTTATAAGAGTTAG